From Candidatus Eisenbacteria bacterium, a single genomic window includes:
- a CDS encoding ParB N-terminal domain-containing protein, protein MDMDIREVEIEKLEPAPYNPREISGEALDGLAHSIGEFGLVEPIVWNERTGHVVGGHQRLRVLQRDGAKSTKVVVVDLDPEREKALNVALNSRHIQGDWTQGLGVILQELKIELPELTAALRLDILETDFQKLFPPEGYAGLVDPDAIPEEPERTVTRLGDLWQLGRHRLLCGDSTNRETLKTLMDGAKAVLVATDPPYGVAYDGNQHRRRV, encoded by the coding sequence ATGGACATGGACATTCGTGAAGTTGAGATTGAGAAGCTTGAACCTGCACCGTACAACCCGCGCGAGATTTCAGGCGAGGCTCTCGACGGGCTCGCACACAGCATCGGTGAGTTCGGTCTTGTGGAGCCCATTGTGTGGAACGAGAGGACCGGGCACGTCGTGGGAGGACATCAACGGCTCAGGGTCTTGCAGCGGGATGGAGCCAAGAGCACGAAGGTTGTCGTTGTGGACCTTGACCCCGAGCGCGAGAAGGCCTTGAACGTTGCCTTGAACAGCCGTCACATACAGGGCGATTGGACTCAAGGCCTGGGAGTGATTCTTCAGGAACTCAAGATAGAACTGCCAGAGCTCACGGCGGCGCTTAGACTCGATATTCTGGAGACTGACTTTCAGAAGCTCTTCCCGCCGGAAGGGTACGCCGGGTTGGTCGACCCAGACGCAATCCCCGAGGAGCCTGAGAGAACCGTCACGAGACTAGGCGACCTCTGGCAGCTCGGGAGACACCGATTGCTCTGCGGCGACTCCACAAACCGGGAGACGCTGAAGACGCTCATGGATGGAGCGAAGGCGGTGTTGGTTGCCACTGACCCGCCCTACGGCGTCGCCTACGACGGTAACCAGCACAGGAGGAGGGTGTAA